Proteins co-encoded in one Theileria equi strain WA chromosome 3, complete sequence genomic window:
- a CDS encoding hypothetical protein (encoded by transcript BEWA_006860A), which yields MKGEYYGQVNSSIVTPKQFYPEYCEFNQAPQSEFKCVSYIPSQEGGLMVNDNYNFSDGYSIDQQAFQHPVPVHTVIEANDHNWQNVQGTQFEGFYGQESNIVPNGSDLNRTNGVEGVSISQGLTNPFPAPEFDQQTIPFTPGFFASNAAFKRIPLNPGKSIFRRRRPGDCVSEWSNAFNNDFDELQNPYCCSN from the exons ATGAAGGGCGAATATTACGGTCAAGTAAACTCTTCCATCGTTACCCCAAAGCAGTTTTACCCAGAGTACTGCGAATTCAACCAGGCACCGCAGAGTGAATTCAAGTGTGTATCCTACATACCGTCACAAGAAGGAGGCCTCATGGTCAATGATAATTACAACTTTTCAGATGGGTATAGCATTGACCAACAAGCTTTCCAGCACCCTGTACCGGTACACACTGTGATAGAAGCCAATGATCACAATTGGCAGAATGTCCAAGGGACACAATTTGAAGGTTTTTATGGACAAGAGAGCAATATTGTCCCAAATGGCAGCGATTTAAATAGGACAAATGGCGTAGAAGGCGTCAGCATCAGTCAAGGTTTGACTAACCCCTTTCCTGCACcagag TTTGATCAACAAACTATACCATTTACACCTGGTTTCTTTGCATCCAACGCGGCCTTCAAGAGGATCCCGCTAAATCCAGGCAAGAGCATTTTTAGAAGGAGAAGACCAGGCGATTGCGTGAGCGAGTGGAGCAATGCTTTCAATAACGATTTTGATGAGCTTCAAAATCCCTACTGCTGTTCAAATTAA
- a CDS encoding hypothetical protein (encoded by transcript BEWA_006880A) produces MNIKIDISARKNYYLMLENDINAVVIVRKYDFGTHYLRYSHELSLEDCCISKLVHGNIEQFLQEYNIKNVRELSAYYWKEDYKLRKPLVITVTGQTNNSVTFKRKKGSCSWTNSPESISVNILNEQNTLINGIIHLDISKGSSDEHITTNCKSKDIQVDYNISTYILDLAPSIITYNGKMINIFPLHIDNIVKLSVYSLSGDNRDDKLLINVVQKNKCKGSDYSFWFENSGQGERNTQWRYLKGEDAPYNVITLKTKLRILNDKIKAPGVTA; encoded by the coding sequence ATGAACATAAAAATTGACATATCTGCAAGGAAAAATTATTATTTAATGCTTGAAAACGATATAAATGCTGTAGTAATTGTAAGAAAGTATGACTTTGGAACACACTATCTCCGATATAGTCATGAGTTGTCTCTAGAAGATTGTTGTATTAGCAAATTAGTGCATGGTAATATCGAACAATTCCTTCAAGAGTATAACATAAAGAACGTAAGGGAACTTTCTGCATACTACTGGAAGGAGGATTATAAACTGAGAAAACCTTTAGTTATAACTGTTACTGGACAAACCAACAATTCAGTCACATTCAAAAGAAAGAAAGGTTCGTGTAGTTGGACCAACAGTCCCGAAAGTATATCTgttaatattttaaatgagCAAAATACGCTAATTAATGGTATAATTCATCTGGATATTTCGAAAGGATCTAGCGATGAACATATCACAACCAATTGCAAAAGTAAGGACATTCAGGTAGACTATAACATCTCTACTTATATCTTGGACTTGGCTCCATCTATAATCACATACAATGggaaaatgataaacatATTTCCACTGCACATTGACAACATTGTAAAACTTTCAGTGTATTCATTGTCTGGTGATAATCGAGACGATAAACTCCTAATAAATGTCGTTCAAAAGAATAAGTGTAAAGGCTCTGACTATTCTTTTTGGTTTGAAAACTCTGGTCAAGGAGAAAGGAATACCCAGTGGAGATATCTCAAGGGTGAAGATGCTCCATACAACGTAATCACCctaaagacaaagttgCGCATATTGAATGATAAAATAAAGGCTCCAGGGGTCACGGCATAA
- a CDS encoding hypothetical protein (encoded by transcript BEWA_006810A) yields the protein MEILLEIVRTLSSSLARHTSSVLKAPTNRSKCLRYLVIKLGNCKHNMSVNMFVWGSIWRTPFTKRQYIDDTCRVEVVIKPIHPDEAIDIGTNLLAEFLLLTIMFTTMGYSIYLRRSRYNELLTKQKEQEAKILSRIECMEQEIYNLLEFKSEILSKRENV from the exons CTCCAGTCTAGCCAGACACACTAGTTCGGTGCTCAAAGCTCCTACAAATCGCAGTAAATG CTTGCGCTATCTTGTCATAAAGTTAGGCAATTGCAAACATAACATGTCAGTCAACATGTTCGTTTGGGGAAGCATCTGGAGGACACCATTCACCAAAAGACAGTATATCGATGATACTTGCAGGGTAGAAGTCGTAATAAAACCCATACACCCAGATGAGGCCATTGAC ATCGGGACAAACCTCTTGGCAGAATTCCTCCTACTCACAATTATGTTCACTACCATGGGTTACAGCATCTATCTAAG ACGCTCAAGGTACAATGAACTCCTAACGAAGCAAAAGGAACAAGAAGCCAAAATCTTGTCAAGAATAGAATGCATGGAACAGGAAATCTACAATCTACTTGAATTCAAATCTGAAATACTCAGCAAAAGGGAAAATGTGTGA
- a CDS encoding hypothetical protein (encoded by transcript BEWA_006840A), whose product MKRHVVAVKFVHRGVLRFWTSCASHKNFCFSKATQVQNSGECETERSNRGGKATYKVQIIAWIALIRKMAMPSLEAANVSESKIAEKPEDEMLCRIRLSNEAQSQISMEKLIPDCKKFVVSYGVRLILLWVIFILMMYFQGMCIILSDSYYETGTPPMKDRIHTLVEPSKEIFKISVANTMIAVLTASLGIRIVLFMPFVFALELLIRFLFLESILYFVRSIFIILTTVPCPHSDCVPSVYNTHWEMIQVIVLSYTGIKDTCTDLIVSGHTMSTVMVGIFLMHHSGSYIFNGIVILYIKVILFFIIASKYHYTVDVMFGAILSMSLYFVYYTVVDQYGTAHINGFSDGKTLHGIIPKIFATVENIPERIRLGHQLSQVYTLTQRSEVEIKEEDKVKIERICRCFGVLNIKELHQLYRGNKEYNFHYFKVALSFLKRKNETA is encoded by the coding sequence ATGAAGCGCCATGTTGTGGCGGTTAAGTTCGTCCACCGTGGCGTTTTAAGATTCTGGACGTCTTGCGCTAGCCATAAAAATTTCTGCTTCAGCAAAGCAACTCAAGTACAGAACTCTGGCGAATGTGAAACTGAAAGATCCAATAGAGGAGGTAAAGCTACCTACAAAGTACAAATTATAGCCTGGATCGCTTTGATTCGCAAAATGGCGATGCCAAGTCTGGAGGCAGCAAACGTATCCGAAAGCAAGATCGCAGAGAAacctgaagatgaaatgCTTTGCAGGATAAGGCTATCAAATGAAGCTCAATCGCAAATCTCAATGGAAAAGCTCATACCCGATTGCAAGAAGTTTGTTGTATCATACGGAGTTAGGCTAATTTTGCTATGGGtaatcttcatcctcatgATGTACTTTCAGGGAATGTGTATCATTTTGAGCGATTCATACTATGAAACTGGAACACCGCCAATGAAAGATAGGATACATACATTGGTGGAACCTTCAAAAGAAATTTTCAAGATCAGTGTTGCCAATACAATGATTGCAGTCTTGACAGCTTCACTCGGAATTAGAATTGTTCTATTCATGCCGTTTGTCTTTGCTCTTGAGTTGCTTATCCGTTTCTTATTTCTGGAATCAATCTTGTATTTTGTCAGGagtattttcatcatcctaACCACTGTACCTTGCCCTCATTCCGACTGTGTCCCTAGTGTGTATAACACTCACTGGGAAATGATACAGGTTATTGTCCTTTCGTATACTGGAATTAAAGACACCTGTACCGATTTAATCGTATCTGGACATACAATGAGCACCGTTATGGTTggtatatttttaatgcatCATAGTGGTAGCTATATTTTTAACGGTATCGTTATATTATACATAAAGGTTATCctatttttcatcatcgCATCCAAGTACCATTATACCGTTGATGTAATGTTTGGTGCCATATTATCCATGTCTCTTTACTTTGTATATTACACTGTTGTTGACCAGTATGGAACAGCGCATATAAATGGGTTTTCAGATGGTAAAACATTGCATGGGATTATTCCTAAGATCTTTGCAACTGTAGAAAATATTCCAGAGAGGATTCGCCTAGGACATCAGCTTTCGCAAGTCTACACTTTAACTCAGAGAAGTGAAGTAGAAATCAAAGAGGAAGACAAGGTTAAGATTGAGCGCATCTGTCGTTGTTTTGGTGTattgaatataaaggaaTTACATCAGCTTTATAGAGGAAATAAAGAGTATAACTTTCATTACTTTAAAGTTGCTTTATCATTCTTAAAACGAAAGAATGAAACTGCCTAA
- a CDS encoding hypothetical protein (encoded by transcript BEWA_006870A), with protein sequence MWKLLLLLHFAQASWPFDKGNPPVYVKSPSGQTPEASIQPVVPSPNVNATDGPEGVHGTNPVLDNTSVQQGNVAATENTGEPDGEDTNDLMYYLTQYRNRARRTEDGHLCAAAFVERDQVYTDCTLEVAPDGTTGREWCYLEAQLTGKLEKDWGFCVPPLNYDAIRSDTIQRIVEKVTQVDEMVKSLTTYRKLITESEKRLSQCCGLKHQMIAQSLSKIQELLEKSKEDLDSTLKHRNEIDLLQKEIKKVQCHHDELKRTKNSNVCMNEEGNQLKADGLIGTYYPNNAFEFPALSSRIDSQINFTFVNVMPIIGLNPHKFSIKWEGYLKAPHSGNFVFEIETDCYGRVELNGIEIINLGIRTDGDGETGIKYWIDPIISLKEQNISESQQLVGGKFYKIKVAMSHSQQYKFEKGGESHFKLLWSSHKIHREIIPPTNFYSHLSQHRISISNLPLEHFEISKGLNGEGAYRDNDEVFISNLSNGLIGTQLIRTDEKPTLGSFNLTVNDAATLYISHKHDIPFPLKPKDDQQWIPQDSSESFQLFEQGNTINMQVKSTMLLPHVIYKFQTTEIGSPFLLFMSFHKSNTHDLCVGREVLVSMPGTSEYLSCSESSAHSSEYNCSSALSGKYLDRKGSIWRTSGGTGEYIQVIFRRPILLTEFRFRPRDPSFTWPSKITLEFIRLFFPSQMHCLAEGSSETFNILHTNNLEHHKYRLSKPVLTIGVKITIEELYTYATETGGSFGLIGIPCTLEEGLKLVEIERCDETLQDLSQIHKLSFGDSFLVECKSQCIVDAKGEIKQGPFEENEPICTMASYTGYCHPGNGNCILKLQVDKNTETYKLEYYLLKSPNHHYRNRLFNVKILFRWQSDRTPTQGYYIDNGSVKSSLDAPGESGNSLIYGWMREAEGKYCNTDCNPLLGGGIEFPNPRESADCIQKEVCKGNYWSIDLPENGMYQIEIMLGSICDFKNRIEYEAYLQVNGKSLLNGQRFKSNQFYTLVKEIQVNNKMIKLTSTCFNDQCPDIKTVLQMVSIKQLNY encoded by the exons ATGTGGAAGCTTCTTTTATTGCTCCACTTTGCTCAGGCTAGCTGGCCGTTTGACAAGGGGAATCCGCCAGTCTATGTTAAAAGTCCTTCTGGCCAGACCCCTGAAGCTTCCATTCAACCTGTCGTTCCATCACCCAATGTAAACGCTACTGATGGTCCAGAAGGTGTTCATGGAACCAACCCTGTTTTAGACAACACATCCGTACAACAGGGCAATGTTGCTGCCACTGAAAATACTGGTGAACCAGATGGTGAAGACACTAATGATCTCATGTATTATTTAACACAATATCGCAATAGAGCTCGCCGCACAGAAGATGGTCATTTGTGCGCAGCTGCGTTTGTAGAACGCGACCAGGTCTACACAGATTGTACACTAGAGGTAGCTCCAGATGGAACGACAG gaagagaatggtGTTATCTGGAAGCTCAACTTACTGGGAAATTGGAAAAGGACTGGGGATTCTGTGTTCCTCCATTAAACTATG ATGCAATAAGGTCAGATACTATACAGAGAATAGTTGAAAAGGTTACACAAGTGGATGAAATGGTTAAATCATTAACTACATATCGCAAACTCATTACTGAATCTGAAAAAAG GCTTTCACAATGTTGCGGCTTAAAGCATCAAATGATAGCACAGTCTCtatcaaaaatacaagagTTGTTGGAAAAATCAAAGGAAGATTTAGATTCGACCCTCAAGCACAGAAATGAGATTGACCTTTTGCAAAAGGAAATTAAAAAGGTGCAGTGCCATCATGACGAGCTAAAGAGAACAAAAAATTCAAATGTCTGTATGAACGA GGAGGGGAATCAGCTAAAAGCCGACGGATTAATTGGAACGTACTATCCAAATAATGCATTTGAATTCCCTGCCCTTTCTTCACGTATTGATTCCCAaataaattttacatttgtCAACGTTATGCCAATTATCGGATTAAATCCTCACAAGTTCTCCATAA AATGGGAAGGTTATCTCAAGGCACCTCATTCTGGGAATTTTGTGTTCGAAATAG AGACTGACTGTTACGGAAGAGTAGAGTTGAATGGAATTGAGATTATAAATTTGGGTATACGTACCGAtggagatggagaaacTGGGATCAAATATTGGATAGATCCAATAATATCATTAAAGGAGCAGAATATTTCAGAGAGCCAGCAGTTGGTTGGTGGaaagttttacaagataAAGGTTGCAATGTCACACTCTCAGCAGTACAAGTTTGAAAAGGGTGGAGAATCACATTTTAA GCTACTCTGGAGCAGTCACAAGATACACCGGGAAATTATTCCACCtacaaacttttattcACATTTATCGCAGCATCGCATTTCAATAAGCAA TCTCCCActtgaacattttgaaatttcCAAGGGTCTAAATGGAGAAGGCGCATATAGAGACAATGACGAGGTGTTTATATCAAACTTATCTAATGGTTTAATTGGTACTCAACTTATACGGACAGATGAAAAGCCTACACTTGGGTCATTTAATCTCACTGTAAATGACGCTGCAACCTTGTACATATCGCATAAACATGACATTCCATTTCCGCTGAAACCAAAGGATGACCAACAGTGGATACCGCAAGATTCTAGTGAATCATTTCAGTTGTTTGAACAAGGCAATACCATAAACATGCAAGTAAAAAGTACAATGCTCTTGCCACATGTAATATACAAGTTTCAAACCACGGAAATAGGatctccatttcttctctttATGTCTTTCCACAAGAGCAACACACATGACCTATGCG TTGGCCGAGAGGTTCTGGTTTCTATGCCAGGTACTAGTGAGTACCTATCTTGCAGCGAATCTTCTGCACATTCCAGCGAGTATAATTGTTCTTCGGCTCTATCAGGCAAATATCTTGACAGGAAAGGCTCTATATGGCGAACAAGTGGAG GAACTGGAGAATATATCCAAGTAATCTTTAGGAGGCCTATACTGCTTACAGAGTTTAGATTTAGGCCAAGGGACCCCTCATTTACCTGGCCCTCTAAAATAACCTTGGAATTTATTCGTTTGTTTTTTCCATCTCAAATGCATTGCCTTGCAGAGGGATCAAGTGAAACATTTAATATACTTCACACCAACAACCTGGAGCATCACAAGTACAGACTTTCTAAACCAGTCTTGACAATTGGG GTAAAAATCACAATAGAAGAACTGTATACATATGCTACCGAAACTGGGGGTTCATTTGGATTAATTGGAATCCCATGTACATTGGAAGAAGGACTAAAACTGGTGGAAATTGAAAGGTGTGACGAAACACTACAGGATTTGAGCCAAATCCACAAACTATCCTTTGGGGATTCTTTCTTGGTCGAATGTAAATCACAGTGTATCGTAGATGCCAAGGGTGAAATTAAACAAGGTCCATTCGAAGAAAATGAACCAATATGCACAATGGCCAGTTATACTGGCTATTGTCACCCTGGGAATGGGAATTGTATACTAAAGCTACaagttgataaaaataCAGAAACATACAAACTCGAATATTACCttttaaaatctccaaaCCATCACTATCGTAATCGCTTATTCAACGTCAAGATTTTATTTAGATGGCAATCTGATCGCACTCCAACACAG GGCTATTACATTGATAATGGTTCCGTCAAGTCAAGTTTGGATGCTCCGGGTGAATCAGGAAACTCACTCATTTATG GCTGGATGAGAGAAGCAGAGGGTAAATACTGTAACACTGATTGCAATCCACTATTGGGAGGTGGCATAGAGTTTCCAAATCCAAGAGAAAGTGCAGACTGTATACAAAAGGAG GTATGCAAGGGAAATTACTGGTCCATTGATTTACCCGAAAATGGAATGTATCAGATAGAAATTATGCTAGGTTCAATTTGTGATTTCAAGAATCGTATAGAGTATGAAGCATATCTACAGGTCAATGGAAAGTCTCTATTAAATGGGCAACGCTTCAAGTCAAATCAATTTTATACACTTGTCAAGGAAATTCAAGTGAATAACAAAATGATTAAACTCACCTCCACGTGCTTCAACGATCAGTGCCCAGACATAAAGACTGTTTTACAAATGGTTTCCATAAAACAACTAAATTACTGA
- a CDS encoding chromosome replication factor, putative (encoded by transcript BEWA_006830A) gives MGNPEVTGLTQESFTTDDILNDIYGTQSVDDFGFDFVAAAAANDAPEPQKFDTMLRNKELQYYPLDSKAYYGSSSLHILDMARILSTGGSDHFSLDKTLYRRMCMHDQLKLFKSSAQLSSGESFALRTSGYVLGNPPLYLKYFNKENFDPVNAANSLEIPLLSTPVEELFKRVIEKRVEENKVAEGVKRRIIRRKKRKDTSKDENWCDKYAPKYFSDLLTSEFVNLECLKWLSSWNSSSTYNEKYKEPEKRILLLGGPPGVGKTTLIRVLAAHCGYNVVEINSSDDRSKNKVLPIITGVISASSVTPGKQNLCLLEDVESLVHSETHIIAALKNFANKLTAKGNHAIRRPIICTCNDVYARHLKELRDVSKVIILEPCDSVVLQQRLEYILEMEGLGIDSTFLQEIQNTYRNDIRSCLSALEFLSSYTGDVHSLSQIDLSKDNNDGVEKLLQLVFNSERNTDDLHKIESQLAITINNLGYNSTSALLSENTALLPTKRYDHFWKLSIFLDIMAQSDCICNKVGSPMQAVQLLKVACGFVNRFMCNARSSPHKFVYPARLVYSQHLTKQSRSKNVMHSLQKSTIPALIQGLFSSRFCLSVLPYILDQITSANHAILSLSVSFILRILKGIDVVWECLGPMGTSKIPPSLLPLVRTLSLLVVFGVNIVNVNQIVSYDPPIMDMYLQPTSKNRKNAEVSITEKHASIMNSIVDYLKSGDRMILFNKDDSSFQGSSLFNKKSVFSNVFDAVKCVYNDGFSGFKNLQGPEKLVADSFTGSSDIIPCKRTFPEAIPITFSQIMDCDAESLLEELNLILSDSNEAKRCKTFGTYKYQDQNCSAVRYIINALD, from the exons ATGGGTAACCCAGAAGTCACAGGACTGACTCAAG AGAGTTTTACCACTGACGATATTCTAAATGATATCTATGGGACACAGTCGGTGGATGACTTTGGATTTGACTTTGTGGCCGCTGCGGCCGCGAATGATGCTCCAGAGCCGCAAAAGTTCGATACTATGCTAAGAAACAAGGAATTGCAATATTATCCCTTGGATTCTAAAGCATACTATGGATCTAGTAGTCTACACATACTGGATATGGCCAGAATTTTGTCTACTGGTGGGAGCGATCATTTTTCTCTCGATAAGACGCTATATCGTCGTATGTGTATGCACGACCAGCTAAAACTATTCAAGTCATCTGCACAACTCAGCTCTGGAGAATCTTTTGCACTCAGAACTTCAGGATATGTTCTCGGTAATCCTCCCCTCTACCTCAAATATTTCAACAAGGAGAATTTTGACCCAGTGAACGCTGCAAATAGCTTGGAAATACCTCTATTATCTACTCCAGTTGAAGAACTTTTCAA GAGAGTGATTGAGAAGCGAGTAGAAGAGAACAAAGTAGCCGAAGGGGTAAAAAGACGTATAATACGCAGAAAAAAGAGGAAAGATACATCTAAGGATGAGAATTGGTGTGATAAATACGCTCCCAAGTACTTTTCGGATTTGCTAACCAGCGAATTTGTCAATTTAGAG TGCCTAAAGTGGTTATCCAGCTGGAACAGTTCATCAACATACAATGAAAAATATAAGGAGCCAGAAAAACGTATTCTATTGCTTGGAGGACCTCCAGGAGTTGGCAAGACTACACTGATTCGTGTTTTAGCTGCCCATTGTGGATACAATGTTGTCGAAATTAACTCTAGTGATGACCGATCTAAAAACAAAGTTTTGCCAATAATTACCGGGGTGATTTCTGCAAGTTCTGTCACACCTGGTAAACAAAATCTATGTTTGTTGGAAGATGTGGAAAGTTTGGTTCATTCCGAGACCCACATTATAGCGGCCTTGAAGAATTTTGCTAACAAACTTACTGCAAAGGGAAACCATGCGATAAGAAG GCCAATTATATGTACATGTAATGATGTTTATGCTCGGCATTTGAAGGAACTGAGGGACGTATCAAAAGTGATCATTTTGGAGCCCTGTGACTCTGTTGTATTACAGCAAAGGTTGGAATACATTTTGGAAATGGAGGGACTGGGTATAGATTCCACATTTTTGCAAGAAATACAGAATACTTATCGCAATGACATTAGATCCTGCTTGAGCGCTCTTGAATTTTTGTCTAG TTACACGGGAGATGTACATAGTTTGAGCCAGATTGATCTTAGTAAAGATAATAATGATGGCGTTGAAAAGTTGCTACAACTGGTATTTAACTCTGAACGTAATACGGATGATTTGCACAAGATCGAATCCCAACTGGCTATCACTATAAACAATTTGGGATACAACTCTACCAGTGCTCTCTTATCGGAGAATACTGCTCTTTTGCCAACGAAACGATATGATCACTTTTGGAAGCTCTCTATATTTTTGG ATATAATGGCTCAGAGCGACTGTATATGCAACAAGGTTGGAAGTCCAATGCAGGCTGTGCAGCTACTAAAAGTTGCGTGTGGATTTGTGAATCGATTTATGTGCAATGCTAGGTCATCCCCGCACAAATTTGTCTATCCCGCCAGACTGGTTTATAGTCAACATCTTACAAAACAATCTAGATCTAAAAATGTAATGCACTCACTGCAAAAATCTACCATTCCTGCTCTTATTCAGGGTTTGTTTTCATCTAGATTTTGTCTATCC GTTCTCCCGTACATACTCGATCAAATCACATCTGCAAACCACGCAATACTATCGCTTTCAGTTTCTTTTATCCTTCGTATATTAAAGG GTATCGACGTTGTCTGGGAATGTTTGGGACCCATGGGCACATCAAAAATTCCACCTTCTCTCCTTCCCTTGGTTCGCACTTTATCGCTACTTGTTGTTTTTGGTGTGAATATAGTCAAT GTCAACCAAATTGTATCTTACGATCCTCCTATAATGGACATGTACTTGCAACCAACATCGAAGAATAGGAAGAATGCAGAGGTTTCTATTACGGAAAAGCACGCATCCATTATGAATAGCATTGTAGACTATTTGAAATCTGGAGATCGAATGATTTTGTTTAACAAAGATGATAGTTCTTTTCAGGGTTCAAGTCTATTTAACAAAAAGAGCGTATTTTCAAACGTTTTTGACGCTGTGAAGTGTGTCTATAATGATGGCTTTTCTGGTTTCAAGAATTTGCAGGGGCCAGAAAAACTTGTTGCGGATTCATTCACTGGCTCCTCTGATATAATACCTTGCAAGAGAACATTCCCTGAGGCTATTCCAATAACCTTTTCACAAATTATGGATTGTGACGCTGAAAGTTTATTGGAGGAACTAAATCTTATTCTTTCTGATTCCAATGAAGCCAAGAGGTGCAAAACCTTTGGCACTTACAAGTACCAAGACCAAAACTGCTCAGCTGTTCGATACATCATAAATGCTTTGGATTag
- a CDS encoding hypothetical protein (encoded by transcript BEWA_006820A) codes for MNIRNSVQLFRGWRNKSTFTEKNRGVKISKFSENANKDHKFDCYFELEDDYKRLARNCKVPYYMFGILTVMPTSISLITPPSPSYPKLLADQLKMSSLTLSWMAATHIGFQLAGFGKRTLLSKSRGIIGLFFATVGAAGTLIGADYSLTKGFYGLIVCYTLMGSYNAILSSRRLLPKSILKPSNNLVLLNLVLAAISLKRTYSIGSDIKHSSYEDIVKRFEAEHT; via the exons ATGAATATTAGAAACTCTGTACAATTGTTTAGAGGATGGAGAAACAAATCTACGTTCACAGAGAAGAACAGGGGAGTTAAAATCTCAAAATTCAGCGAAAATGCCAACAAAGACCATAAATTCGACTGCTACTTTGAATTGGAAGATGATTATAAGCGTTTAGCCAG AAATTGCAAAGTTCCATACTATATGTTCGGAATACTAACTGTAATGCCAACCAGTATCTCTTTGATCACACCTCCATCGCCTTCATACCCAAAACTACTAGCAGACCAGCTCAAAATGTCATCCTTGACCCTTTCATGGATGGCCGCTACTCACATTGGATTCCAACTAGCCGGTTTTGGAAAAAGGACACTACTATCTAAATCAAG GGGAATAATTGGTCTGTTCTTTGCTACAGTTGGTGCAGCTGGAACTTTAATCGGTGCAGATTACTCCCTAACAAAGGGATTTTATGGTCTCATTGTATGCTATACACTCATGGGATCGTATAATGCGATATTATCCTCCAGGAGGTTGCTTCCAAAATCCATTTTAAAGCCATCAAACAACCTAGTACTGCTGAACCTTGTGCTTGCCGCAATAAGTCTAAAGCGAACATATAGCATTGGCAGTGACATAAAACACAGCAGCTACGAAGATATTGTTAAAAGATTTGAAGCCGAACACACTTGA
- a CDS encoding hypothetical protein (encoded by transcript BEWA_006850A), whose amino-acid sequence MFDESPGSSPEKIIITLTPSIVLRYPVLLVSHRLAVVKFQRSLCDVYSTSDGFWKEFVSLQVGGISYAYGLILAKDLAISIYRKEGISGFFRAFPEYLGYLLTKDILNYVIPHYITPKVRYCSDVLANRLTDHDLFGVRSHLIQNYRYSIVTASRDDIQRQIIDFYIGEIKNSKSEIITVVIVEMLTYPLLTVISRLIIYDGCIPVNAVKLFKRILVVDGFSSFYQGFIPHLLGKAVMYTSKTFNKFIHQSLMSDQDCNSIFEQIFPVVLTIANAIVQQLSLVKRCGSQADGFCIKETNYNLLSQMPWLNIALQLAVTIGLLQLKDQLLHEHIMNTIDRELH is encoded by the coding sequence ATGTTCGACGAGTCACCTGGGTCTTCCCCTGAGAAAATTATAATCACACTCACACCTTCTATAGTTTTAAGATACCCGGTGCTACTTGTAAGCCATCGTTTGGCCGTCGTAAAGTTCCAGAGGTCTCTATGTGATGTTTACTCAACTAGCGACGGTTTTTGGAAGGAGTTTGTTTCTCTACAAGTTGGTGGAATATCGTATGCTTATGGGCTAATATTGGCGAAGGATTTGGCAATCTCGATATATAGAAAGGAAGGAATCTCAGGCTTTTTTCGCGCCTTTCCAGAGTATTTGGGATACCTACTGACAAAAGACATTTTGAATTATGTTATACCACACTATATAACACCAAAGGTCCGGTATTGTAGCGATGTTCTGGCCAATAGGTTGACCGATCATGACCTCTTTGGTGTGCGTTCCCACCTCATTCAAAACTATCGCTATTCCATTGTTACTGCCTCCAGAGATGACATACAGAGGCAGATCATCGATTTCTATATTggagaaattaaaaatagcAAGAGCGAAATCATCACGGTAGTCATAGTTGAAATGCTGACCTATCCCCTATTGACTGTGATCTCAAGACTTATAATCTACGATGGATGCATTCCTGTGAATGCCGTAAAGTTATTTAAACGCATTCTGGTGGTTGATGgcttctcttccttctatCAAGGCTTTATTCCTCACCTTTTAGGTAAGGCAGTCATGTACACATCAAAGACATTTAACAAGTTTATACATCAAAGTTTAATGTCAGACCAGGACTGTAACTCTATCTTTGAACAGATATTCCCAGTGGTTTTGACAATAGCAAATGCCATAGTACAGCAGCTATCGCTCGTCAAACGTTGTGGATCGCAAGCTGATGGCTTCTGTATCAAGGAAACCAACTATAATCTACTCTCCCAAATGCCATGGCTTAACATTGCACTTCAATTGGCTGTAACAATCGGACTTTTGCAGCTCAAAGATCAACTGTTGCACGAGCACATTATGAATACCATCGACCGTGAGCTACACTAG